One genomic window of Clostridioides sp. ES-S-0054-01 includes the following:
- a CDS encoding ABC transporter permease, with protein MRLNKRSEGYINYVKGVKREKRNVLFYQLLILIGFIVVWELLADLNVINTFLFSKPSDIYNLFIQYAFSGQLFKHIGISVYETILGLVIGTVLGILVAIALWWSEKLSKILDPFLVVLNALPKTALAPIIIVWVGAGIEGIVVTAVTISVVVTILSAYNYFMNIDEEKIKMLKSFGASKSQILFKLILPANTGNLINLTKINIGMAWVGVIVGEFLVSRYGIGYLIVYGSQVFKLDLVMMGVFVLAICAWAMYAVVNIIEKIYNSR; from the coding sequence ATGAGGCTTAATAAAAGATCTGAAGGATATATAAACTATGTTAAAGGTGTAAAAAGAGAAAAAAGAAATGTATTATTCTACCAGCTATTAATTCTAATCGGTTTTATTGTAGTATGGGAGCTTTTAGCTGACTTAAATGTTATAAATACATTTCTATTTAGCAAACCAAGTGATATTTACAATTTATTTATTCAATATGCATTTAGTGGTCAATTATTTAAACATATTGGAATATCTGTATATGAAACTATTCTTGGTCTTGTTATAGGGACTGTTTTAGGTATTTTGGTAGCAATTGCTCTTTGGTGGTCAGAAAAATTATCAAAAATATTGGACCCATTTTTGGTAGTTTTAAATGCTCTTCCTAAGACTGCTTTAGCTCCTATAATTATAGTTTGGGTAGGTGCTGGAATAGAAGGAATCGTCGTAACAGCAGTAACTATTTCTGTTGTTGTTACTATACTTTCAGCTTATAATTATTTTATGAATATAGATGAAGAAAAAATTAAGATGTTAAAGAGTTTTGGAGCTAGTAAGTCTCAGATATTATTTAAACTCATATTACCTGCAAATACAGGAAATTTAATAAATTTAACTAAGATTAATATTGGTATGGCATGGGTAGGTGTAATCGTTGGAGAATTTTTAGTTTCAAGATATGGAATAGGTTACTTGATAGTATATGGCTCTCAAGTATTTAAGTTAGATTTAGTAATGATGGGAGTATTTGTATTGGCTATCTGTGCTTGGGCAATGTACGCTGTAGTTAATATTATAGAAAAAATATACAATTCCAGATAA
- a CDS encoding EutP/PduV family microcompartment system protein, producing the protein MKNIIFMGKTGSGKTTLCQKLDQLELKYKKTQSVELYNNAIDTPGEYMENRSLYNALITTSADAKIIAIVYDATQEENYIAPGFASMFCKDVIGIITKINKATENEVNIAYERLSLAGASQIFKIDTVDDIGLEKLFKYLEKSKNIEEI; encoded by the coding sequence ATGAAGAATATAATATTTATGGGAAAGACAGGTAGTGGCAAAACTACCTTATGTCAAAAACTAGACCAGTTAGAATTGAAATATAAAAAAACTCAGTCAGTAGAACTTTATAATAATGCAATAGACACTCCTGGTGAGTATATGGAAAATAGAAGCCTATACAATGCCTTAATAACAACATCAGCAGATGCTAAAATTATAGCAATAGTGTATGATGCTACACAAGAAGAAAATTATATAGCACCAGGTTTTGCAAGTATGTTTTGTAAAGATGTAATAGGGATTATAACTAAAATAAATAAAGCTACTGAAAACGAGGTAAATATAGCTTACGAAAGACTATCACTAGCAGGAGCAAGTCAAATCTTTAAAATAGACACAGTTGATGATATAGGACTTGAAAAATTATTTAAATATCTAGAAAAATCTAAAAATATAGAGGAAATTTAA
- a CDS encoding class I SAM-dependent methyltransferase, translated as MKQNKYDNNEFFDKYSKMERSINGLAGAGEWHIFKKMLPDFKGKRVLDLGCGFGWHCQYAVENGANSAVGIDISEKMLKEARNKTQFDNIKYICMPIEDINFPKDSFDVVISSLAFHYIQSFEEICKNISSCLSNGGDFVFSVEHPIFTAYGTQEWYCDKDGNNLHWPVDRYFEEGVRKSNFLGEEVIKYHKTLTTYLNTLNKTGFEILEIIEPQPEEKLLDTIPEMKDELRRPMMLLVAARKK; from the coding sequence ATGAAACAGAATAAATATGATAATAATGAATTCTTTGACAAATACAGTAAAATGGAACGTTCTATAAATGGACTAGCAGGTGCTGGAGAATGGCATATTTTTAAAAAAATGTTACCTGATTTTAAAGGAAAACGAGTTTTAGATTTAGGTTGTGGATTTGGATGGCATTGTCAATATGCAGTTGAGAATGGAGCAAATTCTGCTGTTGGAATAGACATTTCAGAAAAAATGCTAAAAGAAGCTAGAAACAAAACACAATTTGATAATATAAAATACATATGTATGCCTATTGAAGATATTAATTTTCCAAAAGATAGTTTTGACGTAGTTATTAGCTCTTTGGCATTTCATTATATTCAATCATTTGAAGAGATATGTAAAAATATAAGTAGTTGCCTTTCAAACGGAGGTGACTTTGTATTCTCTGTTGAACATCCTATATTTACTGCATATGGAACTCAAGAGTGGTACTGTGATAAAGATGGTAATAATCTACATTGGCCAGTAGATAGATATTTTGAAGAAGGAGTACGTAAGTCAAATTTTCTAGGAGAAGAGGTTATAAAATATCATAAAACACTAACAACTTATCTAAATACTTTAAATAAAACTGGGTTTGAAATACTAGAAATTATTGAGCCTCAACCAGAAGAAAAGCTGTTAGATACAATTCCTGAGATGAAAGATGAGCTACGCAGACCTATGATGCTACTTGTAGCTGCACGAAAAAAATAA
- a CDS encoding signal peptidase II gives MQGGVNIRQVKSFVFPVICLIFLDQISKSLIGLFLMDSEFDIIGKFLRFNPVQNTNLSYGGNFIGILSNLWVLILFNILVILIIVSGYAFYKSKNKQTSYSVKVIISCGLAGAICSLIDKVFWGGSLDFLQIPSFFIFDLKDCYLTVAEIIFVIIGILHNREISMKEYIYFCYRQFRR, from the coding sequence TTGCAAGGAGGTGTTAATATCAGACAAGTAAAGTCTTTTGTTTTTCCAGTCATATGCTTAATATTCTTAGACCAAATTAGCAAATCTCTTATAGGATTATTCTTAATGGACTCTGAATTTGATATAATTGGAAAATTTTTAAGATTTAATCCTGTTCAAAATACAAATCTCTCTTATGGTGGAAATTTTATTGGGATTCTATCTAATTTATGGGTACTGATATTGTTTAACATTTTGGTTATCCTCATTATTGTATCTGGATATGCTTTTTACAAATCAAAAAATAAACAAACGAGCTATTCAGTAAAAGTAATTATATCTTGTGGGCTTGCTGGGGCAATATGTAGCTTGATAGATAAAGTATTTTGGGGAGGAAGTTTAGATTTTTTGCAGATACCAAGCTTTTTTATTTTTGATTTAAAGGACTGCTATCTTACTGTTGCAGAAATAATATTTGTTATCATAGGAATTTTGCATAATAGAGAAATATCAATGAAAGAATACATATATTTTTGCTATCGTCAGTTTAGAAGATAA
- a CDS encoding cupin domain-containing protein, producing MHENKKNLLDGSLAQYNDVAVPKIPVFAGSDITSEVYYFKPDQVLKAHRHPNGEQIFVFLKGEGKMKLGENECDVKDGDTVFVPTGEWHEITNGSKEEMIAVQITKINAGAEYRG from the coding sequence ATGCATGAAAATAAAAAGAATCTATTAGATGGAAGTTTAGCTCAATATAATGATGTAGCAGTTCCAAAAATACCAGTATTTGCTGGTAGTGATATAACTTCAGAAGTTTATTATTTTAAACCTGACCAAGTTCTTAAGGCTCATAGACATCCTAATGGCGAGCAAATATTTGTGTTCCTAAAGGGAGAAGGTAAAATGAAGCTTGGTGAAAATGAATGCGACGTAAAAGATGGTGATACTGTCTTTGTACCAACAGGAGAGTGGCATGAAATTACTAATGGAAGCAAGGAAGAAATGATAGCTGTTCAAATTACAAAAATTAATGCTGGAGCAGAATACAGAGGATAG
- a CDS encoding YdcF family protein, whose amino-acid sequence MLNSISLVLGVIFTTYYFYLKMVFGRISFSEIFLVVGVLLIIYQIFKNKIKEKKVFCKVLKIMSSIFLIIFIITESLIIFYPKNSIESKSNYLLILGASVKRNIPGTTLKGRLNTALKYLEINNDCYVVVSGGKGNGENISEAKVMKNYLVKNGIDKNRIIEEDKSTNTYENFKYSKLKIEEHSGKAIKDIKVKIITTDFHVLRSKILANRNGYKNISFYASKSKISFVPTYYTREFFAIWKTIVFDRC is encoded by the coding sequence ATGTTAAATAGTATAAGTTTGGTTTTAGGTGTAATATTTACAACTTACTATTTTTATCTTAAAATGGTTTTTGGTAGAATTTCATTTAGTGAAATTTTCTTAGTTGTAGGAGTTCTATTAATTATTTATCAAATCTTTAAAAATAAAATTAAAGAAAAGAAGGTTTTTTGTAAAGTGCTAAAAATAATGAGTAGTATCTTTCTAATAATATTCATAATTACTGAGAGTTTAATAATTTTTTATCCTAAAAACAGTATTGAATCAAAGAGTAATTATCTCTTGATTTTAGGAGCTTCTGTGAAAAGGAATATACCAGGTACAACTTTAAAGGGAAGATTAAATACTGCTTTAAAATATCTAGAAATTAATAACGATTGTTATGTGGTCGTATCAGGTGGTAAAGGTAATGGTGAAAACATAAGTGAGGCAAAAGTTATGAAAAATTATCTCGTTAAAAATGGTATAGATAAGAATAGGATAATAGAAGAAGATAAATCTACGAATACTTATGAAAATTTTAAATATTCAAAGTTAAAGATAGAAGAACATAGTGGAAAAGCAATAAAAGATATAAAAGTAAAAATAATAACGACAGATTTTCATGTTCTTAGGAGTAAAATACTAGCAAATAGAAATGGATATAAAAATATTTCTTTTTATGCTAGTAAGTCAAAGATTTCATTTGTTCCAACTTATTATACAAGAGAATTTTTTGCAATATGGAAAACAATTGTTTTTGACAGATGCTAA
- a CDS encoding cytidine/deoxycytidylate deaminase family protein yields MDKKLESRCSWQEYFMRLCETVAERGTCDRAYVGAIIVNSENRIVSTGYNGSISGDKHCSEVGHEMRDGHCIRTIHAEQNALYYCAKEGISVKDCSIYVTHFPCLNCTKAIIQSGIKHIYYRTGYRIDEYALKLLKSSNVLYTKL; encoded by the coding sequence TTGGATAAAAAACTTGAAAGCAGATGCTCATGGCAAGAATATTTTATGAGATTGTGTGAAACAGTAGCTGAAAGAGGTACTTGTGATAGAGCTTATGTAGGAGCTATAATTGTCAACTCTGAAAATAGAATCGTGTCTACTGGATATAACGGTAGCATTTCTGGAGATAAGCATTGTAGTGAAGTTGGTCATGAAATGAGAGATGGACACTGTATTAGAACCATTCATGCTGAACAAAATGCCCTTTATTATTGTGCAAAAGAAGGTATTTCAGTTAAAGATTGCTCTATTTATGTAACTCATTTTCCTTGTTTAAATTGTACTAAGGCTATAATTCAATCTGGAATTAAACATATATATTATAGAACTGGATATAGAATAGATGAATATGCTCTAAAATTGTTGAAATCAAGTAATGTCTTATATACAAAATTATGA
- a CDS encoding BMC domain-containing protein, with protein MTEESKQRVIQEYVPGKQVTLAHIIANPNEDIYKKLGLVLDKKDAIGILTITPSEASIIAADVATKASNVSLGFIDRFSGSVVISGDVSSVESALNDVLEVLGNMLNFSSTKITRT; from the coding sequence TTGACTGAAGAATCTAAGCAAAGAGTTATTCAAGAATATGTTCCTGGAAAGCAGGTTACATTAGCACATATAATAGCTAACCCTAATGAAGATATATATAAGAAGTTAGGATTAGTACTTGATAAAAAAGATGCAATAGGAATACTTACAATAACACCAAGTGAAGCATCAATAATAGCAGCAGACGTTGCCACAAAAGCTTCAAATGTATCTTTAGGTTTTATAGACAGATTTAGTGGTTCTGTAGTAATATCAGGTGATGTAAGTTCTGTAGAATCAGCGTTAAACGATGTTTTAGAAGTCTTAGGAAATATGTTAAACTTTTCATCTACAAAAATAACAAGGACATGA
- a CDS encoding prolyl-tRNA synthetase associated domain-containing protein yields the protein MNNQQQEVYKKLDELDISYETVNHPPVYTIEEMEKLKTLHMEFVVKNLFLRDAKGKEHFLVVLGKDKKADLKDIRQQIDSKPLSFASEERLQKYLKLTKGAVTPFGILNDTEAVVKVVFDKDLLKMDKIGIHPNDNTATVFLKFEDMKKLIEQNGNEIYYVEV from the coding sequence ATGAACAATCAACAGCAGGAAGTATATAAAAAATTAGATGAATTAGATATATCCTATGAAACTGTAAATCATCCACCAGTTTATACGATTGAAGAAATGGAAAAATTAAAAACATTACATATGGAATTCGTTGTAAAAAATTTATTTCTTCGTGATGCTAAGGGAAAAGAACATTTTTTAGTTGTATTAGGTAAAGACAAAAAAGCAGATTTAAAAGATATTCGTCAACAAATTGATAGTAAACCTCTTAGTTTTGCATCAGAAGAAAGACTTCAAAAATACTTGAAACTTACTAAAGGAGCTGTGACTCCTTTTGGTATATTAAATGATACCGAGGCTGTTGTAAAAGTTGTATTTGATAAAGATTTATTAAAAATGGATAAAATAGGTATACATCCCAATGATAATACTGCTACTGTATTTTTAAAGTTTGAAGATATGAAAAAGCTTATAGAACAAAATGGAAATGAAATATATTACGTTGAAGTATAA
- a CDS encoding N-acetylmuramoyl-L-alanine amidase, whose protein sequence is MKVVIIPGHTLIGKGTGAVGYINESKETRILNDLIVKWLKIGGATVYTGRVDESNNHLADQCAIANKQETDLAVQIHFNSNVTTSVPVGTETIYKTNSEKTYAERVNTKLATVFKNRGAKSDVRGLYWLNHTIAPAILIEVCFVDSKADTDYYVNNKDKVAKLIAEGILNKSISNSQGGGGNKMYENVIVYAGDVDKVTAQILHWQLKDSLIVEASSYKQGLGKKVYVVGGEANKLVKGDVVINGADRYETVKLALKQIDKL, encoded by the coding sequence TTGAAAGTAGTGATAATACCAGGACACACTTTAATTGGAAAAGGTACAGGAGCTGTTGGGTATATAAACGAAAGCAAAGAAACAAGAATACTGAATGACTTAATTGTTAAATGGCTTAAAATAGGTGGAGCTACTGTTTATACAGGAAGAGTTGATGAATCAAATAATCATTTAGCAGACCAGTGTGCTATAGCAAATAAACAAGAAACTGATTTAGCTGTTCAAATTCATTTTAATTCAAATGTCACAACTTCAGTTCCAGTAGGAACAGAAACAATATATAAAACTAATAGTGAAAAAACATATGCAGAAAGAGTGAATACTAAGTTAGCTACAGTATTCAAAAATAGGGGTGCAAAGTCTGATGTTAGAGGTCTTTATTGGCTTAATCATACCATTGCACCAGCAATATTAATAGAAGTATGTTTTGTAGATAGTAAAGCAGATACAGATTATTATGTTAACAATAAAGATAAAGTCGCTAAATTGATAGCAGAAGGTATATTAAACAAATCTATATCAAATTCTCAAGGAGGAGGTGGAAATAAAATGTACGAAAATGTAATCGTTTATGCAGGCGATGTTGACAAAGTGACTGCTCAAATTTTACACTGGCAATTAAAGGATTCTTTAATAGTTGAAGCATCTAGCTATAAGCAAGGTTTAGGTAAAAAGGTTTATGTTGTAGGTGGGGAAGCTAATAAACTTGTAAAAGGTGATGTCGTAATAAATGGTGCTGATAGATATGAAACTGTTAAATTAGCATTAAAACAAATAGATAAATTATAA
- a CDS encoding ABC transporter substrate-binding protein, whose product MFKKIVAIVSSIIVSTICLTGCDFNSNGKTDESSSSKNLDKVTIAEVTHSVFYAPQYAAITKGFFEDEGIKIDLINTQGADKTMAALISGEANVGLMGPEASIYVYNQNKNDYAVNFAQLTKRDGSFLVAREKMPNFSYEDLKGKEILGGRKGGVPLMTFEYVLKEKGLTLGENLKAGNVNVRTDVQFGVMAGAFAGGEGDFTTAFEPTATAMEKEGSGYIVTSIGKDSGEIPFTAYSTTRSYLKNNKDLIQRFTNAVYKGQLWVQQAPSKEIAKAMQPFFEDISLEDLITVVDRYKSIDAWSQNPVLKEEGLKKLMAVMKEAKELDKEALYKDIVNTEFAETAIKTIK is encoded by the coding sequence ATGTTTAAAAAAATAGTCGCAATAGTAAGCTCTATCATTGTAAGCACAATATGTCTAACTGGATGTGATTTTAACTCTAATGGCAAAACAGATGAATCTTCTTCATCCAAAAATCTAGATAAAGTAACTATAGCAGAAGTTACTCATTCTGTTTTTTATGCTCCACAGTATGCTGCTATTACCAAAGGTTTCTTTGAAGATGAAGGTATAAAGATTGACCTTATAAATACTCAAGGTGCAGATAAAACTATGGCTGCTTTGATTTCAGGTGAAGCAAATGTAGGTTTAATGGGTCCTGAAGCATCTATATATGTATATAATCAAAACAAAAACGATTATGCAGTAAACTTTGCTCAATTGACTAAAAGAGATGGTAGTTTTTTAGTTGCTAGAGAAAAAATGCCTAATTTCTCTTATGAAGATTTAAAAGGAAAAGAAATATTAGGTGGTAGAAAAGGCGGAGTTCCACTAATGACTTTTGAATATGTTTTAAAAGAAAAAGGTCTTACTCTCGGAGAAAACCTAAAAGCAGGCAATGTTAATGTAAGAACTGATGTACAATTTGGTGTAATGGCTGGAGCTTTTGCAGGTGGAGAGGGTGACTTTACAACAGCATTTGAACCTACAGCAACAGCAATGGAAAAAGAAGGTAGTGGATATATAGTCACATCTATAGGAAAAGATTCTGGAGAAATACCTTTTACAGCTTACTCTACTACAAGATCATATCTGAAAAATAATAAAGATTTAATTCAGAGATTTACAAATGCTGTTTATAAAGGTCAATTATGGGTTCAACAAGCACCTAGTAAAGAAATAGCTAAAGCTATGCAACCTTTTTTTGAAGACATATCTTTAGAAGATTTAATTACAGTTGTAGATAGATATAAATCAATAGATGCATGGTCTCAAAATCCTGTATTAAAAGAAGAAGGATTAAAGAAATTAATGGCTGTTATGAAAGAGGCTAAAGAATTAGATAAGGAAGCACTTTATAAAGATATTGTAAACACTGAATTTGCTGAGACTGCCATAAAAACTATAAAATAA
- a CDS encoding YtxH domain-containing protein, with translation MSLSKKIEDKRKAKQRAEKVKKAKIATAGVVLGAVTGAVSGVLLAPKSGKETREDIKDASQQIAEKINMKTVDVKGKVSEKLEDRKGNFIESKKKIKKYIDNKKSIENSNEEDKIMDIVEPVSVTEE, from the coding sequence ATGAGTTTATCAAAGAAAATAGAGGATAAAAGAAAAGCTAAACAAAGAGCTGAAAAAGTTAAAAAAGCTAAAATTGCTACAGCTGGTGTGGTATTAGGAGCTGTTACTGGTGCAGTGAGTGGAGTACTGTTGGCTCCAAAATCGGGAAAAGAGACAAGAGAAGATATAAAAGATGCTTCACAACAAATTGCTGAAAAAATAAATATGAAAACTGTGGATGTAAAAGGTAAGGTATCTGAGAAGCTAGAAGATAGAAAAGGAAACTTTATAGAATCAAAGAAAAAAATAAAAAAATATATAGATAATAAAAAGAGTATTGAAAATTCTAATGAGGAAGATAAAATAATGGATATTGTTGAACCAGTTAGTGTTACTGAGGAATAA
- a CDS encoding iron-containing alcohol dehydrogenase, whose amino-acid sequence MNNFEIKTRIKFGEGSLKALQELKNKNVLIITDPFMVKSKTIDKITSNLVNSTYQVFEEIVPDPPIEIVVAGIEAFKSINPDVIIALGGGSAIDAAKSIMDFSKKILKTNEVEFIAIPTTSGTGSEVTSFAVITDSQKKCKYPLVSDDLLPDMAILDPELVKTVPNFITADTGMDVLTHAIEAYVSTNSNDFSDALAEKAIKLVFKYLIKAYKDGNDIEAREKMHNASCLAGMAFNQASLGINHSIAHVLGGKFHIPHGRTNSILLPHVIEYNSSIVGYTNTTYSDTAKKYAQIAELVGLGNGNIRIAVRNLVNEIKKLQKEMNMPTKLTQCKLSLEDVTNEEREIAKLAIKDSCTLTNPKVPTEDDIINILNNIK is encoded by the coding sequence TTGAATAACTTTGAGATTAAAACAAGAATAAAATTTGGAGAAGGTTCACTGAAAGCTTTACAAGAATTAAAAAACAAAAACGTATTAATAATAACGGACCCATTTATGGTTAAATCAAAAACAATAGATAAAATAACATCTAACTTAGTAAATTCAACGTATCAAGTTTTTGAAGAAATAGTACCAGACCCGCCAATAGAAATAGTAGTAGCGGGAATAGAAGCATTTAAATCTATAAATCCAGATGTAATAATAGCTTTAGGTGGTGGTTCTGCAATAGATGCAGCAAAATCTATAATGGATTTTTCTAAAAAAATATTAAAAACTAACGAAGTAGAATTTATAGCAATACCAACAACAAGTGGAACAGGTTCAGAAGTAACATCATTTGCCGTAATAACGGACAGTCAAAAGAAATGTAAGTATCCATTAGTAAGTGATGATTTACTTCCAGACATGGCAATACTAGACCCAGAACTTGTAAAAACTGTACCGAACTTTATAACAGCAGATACAGGTATGGATGTATTAACACATGCCATAGAAGCTTATGTATCTACAAATTCTAATGACTTCTCAGACGCACTAGCTGAAAAAGCCATAAAGTTAGTATTTAAATACTTAATAAAAGCATATAAAGATGGAAATGATATAGAAGCTCGAGAAAAAATGCACAATGCATCTTGTTTAGCAGGTATGGCATTTAACCAAGCATCACTTGGTATAAATCATTCTATCGCACATGTATTAGGAGGAAAATTCCATATACCACATGGAAGAACAAACTCTATATTACTTCCTCATGTAATAGAATATAATTCATCAATAGTAGGATATACTAATACAACTTACTCAGATACAGCTAAAAAATATGCACAAATAGCAGAATTAGTAGGACTTGGGAATGGTAATATAAGAATAGCTGTTAGAAATTTAGTAAATGAAATAAAGAAACTACAAAAAGAAATGAATATGCCAACTAAATTGACACAGTGCAAATTAAGTTTAGAAGATGTAACTAACGAAGAAAGAGAAATAGCAAAACTTGCTATAAAAGATTCTTGTACATTAACTAATCCTAAAGTTCCAACTGAGGATGATATAATAAACATATTAAATAATATTAAATAA
- a CDS encoding recombinase family protein encodes MKAAIYSRKSRFTGKGESIENQIQLCMDYTKSIGIKDFLIYEDEGFSGSNIDRPQFKKMMQDAKDKKFNYLVCYRLDRISRNVSDFSTLIEKLNELNISFISIKEQFDTSTPMGRAMMFISSVFAQLERETIAERIKDNMYELARSGRWLGGNTPHGFNSEKITFLDENLKERSMYKLQVNNEQMEVVKLIYNKYLELRSLSKLYKYVYHNGIRGSRGGKFDPSSLSRILRNPAYVKANDKILEYLRNNGMDVVGTPDRKCGILTYAKNTSDSIAAIAKHHGVIEPEIWLEVQNQLDKNRDKTPRIATGKTALLSGLIKCGKCGSNMRITYKGKKTDKDLKYYYICGTKKTLGADSCNCKNLNGPLVESLVIDKIKNCKEESIISSFNSNNIKTDNVFNILKSETNLLKNQILDKEKFIKNLVIKLAKNTSSSASDYIVSQIESLNSEISILKDKINTLESSNVNINSGSINLDIIVSNLKRFNDEVDNASLDDKRLLLSTIINFIVWDSSLGNLNIVYMGAEMDNSV; translated from the coding sequence TTGAAAGCTGCAATTTATTCAAGAAAATCAAGATTTACTGGAAAAGGTGAATCTATAGAAAATCAAATACAATTATGTATGGATTATACAAAGTCTATTGGTATAAAAGATTTTTTGATATATGAAGATGAGGGTTTTAGTGGCAGTAATATAGATAGACCACAATTTAAAAAAATGATGCAGGATGCTAAAGATAAGAAATTCAATTATTTAGTTTGCTATAGATTAGATAGAATATCGAGAAATGTATCTGACTTCTCGACTTTAATAGAAAAATTAAATGAACTAAACATATCATTTATATCTATCAAAGAGCAATTTGATACTTCAACTCCAATGGGAAGAGCTATGATGTTTATATCAAGTGTATTTGCTCAACTAGAAAGAGAGACAATAGCAGAACGTATAAAAGATAATATGTATGAACTAGCTCGTAGTGGTAGATGGCTTGGGGGCAATACTCCTCATGGATTTAACAGTGAAAAAATCACATTTTTAGATGAAAATTTAAAAGAAAGAAGTATGTATAAACTTCAAGTAAATAATGAACAAATGGAGGTTGTAAAGCTAATATACAATAAATACTTAGAACTTAGGTCATTATCCAAGTTATATAAATATGTCTATCATAATGGAATAAGAGGTTCTCGTGGTGGTAAATTTGACCCTAGTTCTTTATCTAGAATACTTAGAAATCCAGCATACGTAAAAGCTAATGATAAAATTTTAGAGTATCTTAGAAATAATGGTATGGACGTTGTAGGCACTCCAGATAGAAAATGTGGAATCCTTACATATGCTAAAAATACGTCTGACTCAATAGCAGCAATTGCAAAACACCATGGAGTTATAGAACCCGAAATATGGCTTGAAGTACAAAATCAGCTAGATAAAAATCGTGATAAGACACCAAGAATAGCAACTGGAAAAACTGCTCTTTTATCTGGTCTTATAAAATGTGGTAAGTGTGGTTCTAATATGAGAATTACCTATAAAGGTAAAAAAACTGATAAAGATTTAAAATATTATTATATTTGTGGCACTAAAAAAACACTTGGTGCTGATAGTTGTAACTGCAAAAACCTTAATGGTCCATTAGTTGAAAGTTTAGTTATAGATAAAATTAAAAATTGTAAAGAGGAGTCTATCATAAGTTCATTTAATAGTAATAACATTAAAACTGATAATGTTTTTAATATTTTAAAATCTGAAACTAATTTACTTAAAAATCAAATTTTAGATAAAGAAAAGTTTATTAAAAATTTAGTTATAAAACTTGCAAAAAATACCAGTAGCAGTGCTTCTGATTATATAGTTTCTCAAATTGAGAGCTTAAATAGTGAGATTAGTATTTTAAAGGATAAGATTAATACTTTGGAATCTAGTAACGTCAATATTAATAGTGGAAGTATTAATCTTGATATTATCGTTAGTAATTTAAAGAGATTTAATGACGAAGTTGATAACGCCAGTTTAGATGATAAGAGATTGTTATTATCTACTATTATTAATTTTATCGTTTGGGATAGTAGTTTGGGAAATCTTAATATTGTTTATATGGGTGCTGAAATGGATAATTCTGTTTAG